From the Quercus lobata isolate SW786 chromosome 6, ValleyOak3.0 Primary Assembly, whole genome shotgun sequence genome, one window contains:
- the LOC115993762 gene encoding uncharacterized protein LOC115993762 has translation MKIVLKVHNPQFYWKIMTRADLGLADAYIDGDISFTDENEGLLNLFLILIASRESKSSILKLNKRRGWWTPLIFTAAIGSASYFLKHFSRQNTLTQARRNISRHYELSNELFALFLDETMTYSTAVFKKEDEDLKVAQLRKMSTLIGKARINERHEVLDIGCGWGSFAIEVVNRTGCKYTGITLSNEQLKLAEKKVKDAGLQDRIKFLLCDYRQLPDSYKYDRIISWIELQNV, from the exons ATGAAAATAGTTCTTAAAGTTCATAATCCCCAGTTTTATTGGAAG ATTATGACACGGGCTGATTTAGGCCTTGCTGATGCATATATTGATGGGGATATTTCTTTCACCGATGAAAATGAAGGTCTTCTAAACCTCTTTTTG ATTCTTATTGCCAGCAGAGAGTCAAAGTCCTCTATCTTGAAATTGAATAAGAGAAG GGGTTGGTGGACACCATTGATATTTACGGCTGCTATAGGATCTGCAAGCTATTTTTTGAAGCATTTTTCAAGGCAAAATACTCTTACACAGGCACGCAGGAACATCTCTCGTCATTATGAGCTG AGTAATGAACTTTTTGCTCTGTTCCTGGACGAAACAATGACATACTCCACCGCTGTATTTAAG AAGGAAGATGAGGACTTAAAGGTTGCGCAGCTGAGAAAAATGTCTACTTTAATTGGAAAG GCAAGAATTAATGAGAGGCATGAAGTTCTTGATATTGGGTGTGGCTGGGGAAGCTTTGCTATTGAAGTTGTCAATCGAACTGGATGCAAATACACTGGCATCACTTTGTCTAATGAGCAACTAAAACTTGcggaaaagaaagtgaaagatgCTGGCCTTCAG GACCGCATTAAGTTTCTTCTTTGTGATTACCGCCAATTGCCAGATTCCTACAAATATGACAGAATTATATCCTG